CCCACAGATATAGAAACCGCTCATAGTCTCCACTCGTTCATCAATTAACCGCTAAATCTTCAGTCAGGCGATAGACGTGCGAAATGGGCGCTCTCAAAGCCGTGGCGCTCATCACAGGAGGTGATCATTCCAACGTCAAAGGCTCCATTCAGTTCGTCCAAGATTCAAATGGTCTGTTTCTCTATGTGGGTTTTTGAATTCGATGCTTGTTTTTGGTTCTTCTGCGCCCATTTTTCATAGGGTTTTTGTAATCGAtgcttgttttttgttcttctgcGCCCATTTTTCATAGGGTTTTTGTAATCGTTGCTTGTTTTTGCTTCTTCTGCGCCCATTTTTCGAAGGGTTTTGTCTGCGATGATTGTTCTTGCTTGTTTTTGCACTTATTTCTGAAAGGATTTTGTGTGCGATGcttgtttttgcttcttttgcgCTCATTTCTTGTAGGGTTTTTGATAAACATGAACAGGTGCGACCCATGTTAATGGTAGATTAAGTGGGCTATCTCCTGGACTCCATGGCTTCCATATCCACGCTCTTGGAGATACCACAAATGGCTGCAACTCCACTGGTAATCCCTCTCTTTTTCTGCCCTAATTTCGCCTCGTTCCATTGGTTGAAtcgattttttctttgttaggGCCTCATTTTAATCCATTGAAGAAGAACCATGGAGCTCCTGGGGATTCAGAACGTCACGCTGGAGATCTGGGGAACATCTATGCAGGCCCTGATGGTTAGTAGagtttctactttttttttccattggAATGTTCTTGAGCTCCTCGTATGACATTTTAGCTGTGGGATGTTTTAGGGGTTGCTGAAGTTTCCATTACAGATAGGCTGGTAAGTTTGCTAATCCTTATAGACTGCTTCTTATTCAGTGAGTTGTGCTTATGTGAGCCACTGTTGGGCTTCTAATTTGCATTTGTTCTTTGTGATGTGAGTTGTGGATTATATTTTCgttgttgttcttgtgttTTGATGTGTAGATTTCACTTAAGGGACCTCATTCGATACTTGGACGGGCAGTTGTTGTGCACGCTGATCCCGATGATCTTGGCAAGGGTAAGAGTTTGTTCTATTATACCTGGTCTTTAAGCTTTCGAACGGCATgagtctaagcccaccgctagtagatattgtcctctttggggtttcccttaaggtttttaaaacgcgtctactagagagaggtttccacacccttataaagtatgcttcgttctcctctctaactgatgtgggatgtCACAATCCAGCCTCCCTTCAGGGACCAGCGTCATCGCTGgtactcattcctctctccaatcgatgtgggatctcacaagctatcccctttagggcccagcgtcctcgctggcacaccgcccggtgtctaccccctttggggctcagtgtcctcattggcacactgctcggtgtcttactctgataccatttgtaacaatccaaacccaccgctagcagatattgtcttctatgggctttccctttcgggcttcccctcaaggtttttaaaacgtgtctgctagagagagatttctacacccttgtgaagaatgtttcattcccctctccaacagatgtgagatctcacacaaacGTTCTGTAGTGTTCTTGAGATTAGGATAAAATAGCCATTTGAGTTGTGTTACCTTTCATCTCttgataaattatttaataaccAGACAGGGACATGTCTTTTATCATTTACCTTAATGATGTTTGTAGCGATCTTTTGTGTGATAAAGAATATCGAACAAGAGCGACCTATTAAACACATATTTGTAGGTTCAAGGACCCCACTTCTCTAGTTTGTTGATAATTGAATGAGTATCTTTCCATTGTCAGTTCGAAAGAGTATGTTTGATTGTCGTTCACACGTTCATTTCGTCTATTCATTGTTGCCTTTTGGCTTAATCGTACATGTTAAATGTAATAGGCGGGCATGAACTCAGCAAGACGACTGGAAACGCTGGTGCAAGAATCGGATGCGGTTAGTATACAAATCCTCTATAtatttggttttggtttttagGTATTAACATAATGAGTCGTAAAAAATAGTGGGGACGAGATAGGGTGGATTTAGCATGAATATTTGTTGTAATGCTGCAATTTGAAGTGCtacatgatgatgatatgcTCCATCCCTATTGAAATGAAAGATGTTATTTAGGTTTATTTTCTTAAGGACAACTTGGTTCGGatcaaattctttaaaaaaggAGATGCTTATAAGGGGAGGAAGATAAGCATTCCACCAAATGGCTTACAAAGATCCATCTGTTTTGAAGTAAGCCTACTGCTATCAGATAATGTCTTcgttgggctttccctttcgggcatcctctcaaagttttaaaacacgtagggagaggtttccacacccttataaggaatgctttgttcccctctccaaccggtgtgggatctcacaatccaacccccttagaggcccagcgtccttgctggcacaccgcttggtgtctggctctgataccatttgtaacagctcaagcccaccgttagtagatattgtcttctctgttggggagaggttttcataccctcataagtaatgtttcgttcccctctccaatgtggaatctcgcACTAAATTAAGGAGAATAGACATATGGCATGAACATAAGTTTTATTTAGAAGATGTCTGATCACTTGGGAAAAACGAAAGAGAATGGTGAGAAGCAGGTGGAAAGAAGGATGAAAGGAAACGGGCGGGGTGGGGCGGAGGTGAAGAAACTAACAAAGGtagatcgagaaaaaaaaactagtgaACAAGTTCTTCGACGAGCAAAGCCATTCCTAACCCGAAGAAGCCTCAATTCGGTCTCGTTGAGAAAAGATTCACATAACTTAGAGAGTAGCCAATGACCTGCCTTTAATAGTTGAGACTCAAAAGCAAGAAATCGAGGCAAACCTTAGGCAATAGGGCATGTAGGGCATGCGAGATCAATATCGATATCGATATTGCCTTCCCATCGATGAAACACTCTTTAACAAACGCATAAGGGAAGGGAGGGGAAGCACGGAAAATCATGATCAAGATAGCGGAGGTCCCTAAATTATAGAGATATGTTATGTTGTTCCTAAATTATAGAACTAAGCATTTTGTACCCTTATGGTTTTATTGTACagtttttgaaagttttgcTTGATTGTTGAGCAGGCATTATTGGGATCCAATCCTCTGTTTAAAGGTTGGCTGTGCTGgaaccctctctctctctctctNNNNNNNNNNNNNNNNNNNNNNNNNNNNNNNNNNNNNNNNNNNNNNNNNNNNNNNNNNNNNNNNNNNNNNNNNNNNNNNNNNNNNNNNNNNNNNNNNNNNNNNN
The window above is part of the Cucurbita pepo subsp. pepo cultivar mu-cu-16 unplaced genomic scaffold, ASM280686v2 Cp4.1_scaffold000710, whole genome shotgun sequence genome. Proteins encoded here:
- the LOC111785751 gene encoding superoxide dismutase [Cu-Zn] 2-like, whose amino-acid sequence is MGALKAVALITGGDHSNVKGSIQFVQDSNGATHVNGRLSGLSPGLHGFHIHALGDTTNGCNSTGPHFNPLKKNHGAPGDSERHAGDLGNIYAGPDGVAEVSITDRLISLKGPHSILGRAVVVHADPDDLGKGGHELSKTTGNAGARIGCGIIGIQSSV